One genomic window of Corynebacterium massiliense DSM 45435 includes the following:
- a CDS encoding exonuclease domain-containing protein, producing MTVTAHSAHVDVTADQVIIRPTLLAASLGAAETVIAIGDIRSTEAERPSATGFGTVTIYHGDSESTRIRFAPHQDAAALAALIDAARRGETPDDTAVGVTGLDFTAVDVETANWNWGSVCQIGAVRFRDGKEVESRSWLCTPPPGLDGFDDINVSIHGITADDVADAPGFAHAAGELIDFLGDDVFIAHNAQFDSTALRQALLACGADVPRLSFACSLALARNASASGVIEVANHKLPTVAKVAGMDAFQHHDACADARAAGVIVSFLARQFGHAGTVDTLFTAREFTLGSLTADAVMPVLRAKTAPTSPADLGAGTDFREDTRNAGAKNGAAGSRKGGSKAGRGKKGNGSAPAPWQSVATPDTIPDPNLDADSDHPLFSQHVTLTGDFEPYDKGELWSQIADHGGQVGKNVTKKTTLLVVGQWGKKTSKEKRADELNEKGQGIDIWPASKLYDVLGLAEEGAPNDDGDAAWGPDAEPPF from the coding sequence GTGACGGTCACTGCGCACTCCGCCCACGTCGACGTCACCGCCGACCAAGTCATCATCCGTCCGACGCTCCTTGCGGCCAGCCTGGGGGCAGCTGAGACTGTCATCGCCATCGGTGACATCCGGTCTACGGAGGCCGAGCGCCCTTCTGCAACCGGTTTCGGCACTGTCACCATTTACCACGGTGACAGCGAGTCGACACGCATCCGCTTCGCACCGCATCAGGACGCGGCCGCACTCGCCGCGCTTATCGATGCCGCCCGGCGCGGCGAGACCCCCGATGACACCGCCGTCGGAGTGACGGGGTTGGACTTCACGGCAGTCGACGTGGAGACCGCGAACTGGAACTGGGGCTCGGTCTGCCAGATCGGTGCCGTACGGTTCCGCGACGGCAAGGAGGTCGAGTCGCGGTCGTGGCTGTGCACCCCTCCCCCGGGTCTGGACGGTTTCGACGACATCAACGTCTCCATTCACGGCATCACGGCCGACGACGTCGCCGATGCCCCCGGGTTTGCGCACGCCGCCGGCGAGCTCATCGATTTCTTGGGTGATGATGTCTTTATCGCCCACAATGCGCAGTTCGACTCGACTGCCCTGCGGCAGGCGCTGTTGGCCTGCGGCGCCGACGTGCCGCGGCTATCGTTCGCCTGTTCCCTCGCCCTGGCCCGCAATGCATCGGCCAGCGGCGTCATCGAGGTGGCCAACCACAAGCTGCCCACGGTGGCCAAGGTTGCCGGTATGGATGCTTTCCAGCATCACGACGCCTGTGCCGACGCCCGCGCTGCCGGCGTCATCGTGTCCTTCCTGGCCCGGCAGTTCGGGCACGCGGGAACCGTCGACACCCTTTTCACCGCCCGTGAGTTCACCCTCGGTTCGTTGACCGCGGACGCGGTCATGCCGGTGTTGCGGGCGAAGACCGCCCCGACGTCCCCGGCCGACTTGGGTGCCGGGACCGACTTCCGGGAAGACACCCGAAATGCCGGCGCGAAAAATGGCGCTGCGGGTTCCCGAAAGGGCGGCTCGAAGGCCGGGAGAGGTAAGAAAGGCAACGGTTCCGCCCCGGCGCCCTGGCAGTCCGTGGCCACCCCGGACACGATCCCGGATCCCAACTTGGACGCCGACAGCGACCACCCGCTGTTTTCCCAGCACGTCACCCTTACCGGCGACTTCGAGCCATACGACAAGGGTGAGTTGTGGTCGCAGATCGCCGATCACGGCGGCCAGGTGGGCAAAAACGTCACAAAAAAGACCACCCTCCTCGTCGTCGGGCAGTGGGGCAAGAAGACCTCCAAGGAAAAGCGCGCCGACGAGCTCAACGAGAAGGGCCAGGGCATCGACATCTGGCCGGCGAGCAAGCTCTACGACGTACTGGGGCTTGCCGAAGAAGGCGCGCCGAACGACGACGGCGACGCAGCGTGGGGCCCGGACGCCGAGCCGCCGTTTTAG
- a CDS encoding membrane protein, whose product MFLFIWLLFLLAGLFVGGAWSGYQHDNKVLTIACGLLAVVTLAASITWMVAEMR is encoded by the coding sequence GTGTTTCTTTTCATTTGGCTTTTGTTTCTCCTCGCCGGGTTGTTTGTCGGCGGCGCGTGGTCGGGCTACCAGCACGACAATAAGGTACTGACCATCGCGTGCGGGCTGCTTGCCGTGGTCACGCTCGCTGCCTCCATCACCTGGATGGTTGCGGAGATGCGATGA
- a CDS encoding imidazole glycerol phosphate synthase yields MSRQKKTVALLGCDSTDYLRGLASAIEHAGAAVTVTSEPATAIAADGLILAAQCGFAGCLENLRSFQGDRILGQRLAGGRPVWAIGTGMQALFDAAVDPDGSLVARGCGEWPGTVEELHSSSAAPAGAGAGAGAGTGSGPGQHTGWNTIDVPAFSGGGRNKSKLFAGIDPDREFFFDHTSAVRRWELEPDVLIPPIVGYTKHGEDRFVVAVENGPLWATQFFPEKSDVAGKRVIGNWVRSL; encoded by the coding sequence ATGTCCCGACAGAAAAAGACAGTCGCCCTCTTGGGCTGCGATAGTACGGACTACCTGCGCGGCCTTGCCAGTGCCATCGAGCACGCCGGCGCGGCCGTGACCGTCACGTCCGAGCCGGCGACAGCGATTGCCGCGGACGGTCTGATTCTCGCCGCCCAGTGCGGGTTCGCCGGATGCCTGGAAAATCTCCGCTCTTTCCAAGGCGATCGTATCCTGGGCCAGCGCTTGGCCGGCGGCCGCCCAGTGTGGGCCATCGGAACGGGGATGCAGGCGCTTTTCGATGCCGCCGTGGACCCCGACGGCTCCCTCGTAGCGCGCGGGTGCGGGGAGTGGCCCGGCACCGTGGAGGAGCTCCATTCGAGTTCTGCGGCCCCGGCCGGGGCTGGGGCTGGAGCGGGTGCCGGGACCGGATCCGGACCCGGTCAGCACACCGGGTGGAACACAATCGACGTGCCCGCGTTCTCGGGCGGCGGACGCAACAAGTCGAAGCTGTTCGCGGGCATCGACCCAGACCGCGAATTCTTCTTCGACCACACGAGTGCGGTGCGACGCTGGGAGCTGGAACCGGACGTGCTTATTCCGCCCATCGTCGGCTACACCAAGCACGGCGAAGACCGCTTCGTGGTGGCGGTAGAAAACGGCCCGCTGTGGGCGACCCAGTTCTTCCCGGAGAAGTCGGATGTGGCCGGGAAACGGGTCATCGGTAACTGGGTCCGCAGCCTGTAG
- a CDS encoding MFS transporter has protein sequence MTRRTDDDRAAQKAQAPEGPRSTEGDEQLSLWKVPGFSAVMVAVMAAFGAWSLLLPTVPTAVIDSGGSEALAGLSTGIFMAATVCTQLVTPRLLRNPGYRPVMVGSAFMLGVPALGHLLGTDAWVVLLFSALRGIGFGALTVAEAAVVAELVPLRYLGKATGVMGIFVGLSQMVFLPVGISVSNVFGYHVTYLVAAVVGLFGAVMSLRLPAIRAERTADAPGEHIRVPMWKLVLVPALALTTLSMSYGVVSSFLPVSVRELDPHTGAQLGAFILSLVGGSTMVFRYLAGISADRLGAGKLFIPGQLMGFVGMALVAAALHFEWSVWIVLIGALLFGGGFGIIQNESLLSLFARLPRGKVSEASATWNIFYDGGTGLGSVILASLVAGYGYAGAYGAGAVIIVAGIAMTSLDLLLGRHRVAEVNNIRTRLSHLRKA, from the coding sequence ATGACGAGGAGAACTGACGACGATCGGGCAGCACAGAAGGCGCAGGCCCCGGAAGGCCCTCGGTCCACGGAGGGAGACGAGCAGCTCAGCCTGTGGAAGGTTCCCGGCTTTAGCGCTGTCATGGTGGCCGTCATGGCTGCTTTCGGCGCGTGGTCTTTGCTTCTTCCTACCGTCCCGACCGCGGTCATTGACTCCGGCGGCTCCGAGGCGCTGGCGGGGCTTTCCACCGGTATCTTCATGGCGGCGACTGTCTGCACCCAGCTGGTAACGCCGCGCCTTCTGCGCAATCCCGGCTACCGACCGGTCATGGTCGGGTCTGCGTTCATGCTTGGCGTCCCGGCGCTCGGACACCTCTTGGGAACTGACGCGTGGGTGGTGCTGCTCTTTTCGGCGCTGCGCGGTATTGGTTTCGGCGCGCTCACCGTGGCTGAAGCCGCGGTGGTCGCAGAGCTTGTTCCGCTGCGCTACCTCGGCAAAGCCACCGGCGTGATGGGCATTTTCGTGGGCCTTTCCCAGATGGTCTTCCTGCCGGTGGGCATCTCCGTGTCCAACGTCTTCGGCTACCACGTTACCTACCTCGTGGCCGCTGTGGTGGGCCTGTTCGGCGCGGTGATGTCACTGCGCCTGCCCGCCATCCGTGCGGAGCGCACCGCGGACGCCCCCGGCGAGCACATTCGCGTGCCCATGTGGAAGCTCGTCCTCGTGCCCGCGCTGGCTCTGACCACATTGTCGATGAGCTACGGCGTGGTCTCTTCGTTCCTGCCGGTCTCGGTGCGGGAACTTGATCCCCACACGGGTGCGCAGCTCGGCGCCTTCATCCTGTCGCTCGTTGGCGGGTCGACCATGGTCTTCCGTTACCTGGCGGGGATTTCCGCCGACCGGTTAGGCGCCGGGAAGCTGTTCATCCCGGGCCAGCTCATGGGTTTTGTGGGCATGGCCCTGGTGGCGGCCGCCCTGCACTTCGAGTGGTCGGTCTGGATCGTCCTGATCGGGGCGCTCTTGTTCGGCGGCGGCTTCGGCATCATCCAAAACGAGTCACTGCTCTCGTTGTTCGCGCGTTTGCCGCGCGGGAAGGTGTCCGAGGCTTCGGCGACGTGGAACATCTTCTACGACGGCGGCACCGGTCTCGGTTCGGTCATACTCGCGTCCTTGGTGGCTGGGTACGGCTACGCCGGAGCGTACGGCGCCGGTGCGGTTATCATCGTCGCCGGTATCGCGATGACCAGCCTCGACCTGCTGTTGGGGCGGCACCGCGTGGCCGAGGTCAACAACATCCGCACCCGTCTGTCCCATCTGCGAAAGGCCTGA
- a CDS encoding TetR/AcrR family transcriptional regulator produces the protein MHLNRDRILTAAVELLDSYGLGDVTMRRVATSLSVAPGALYWHFPNKQSLLAALAHHIVSPVLADAAQAQDPVRLSLELRAALRAHRDGAEVVAAAVSQPDSPTWNDAIAAYTAAIAHELPSIPTELAQVGAATLAHFVLGAVSAEQSREQLVALTADAASSSSSSADSRDPARAIAQGTEIVMAGLRHNLS, from the coding sequence GTGCACCTAAACCGCGATCGCATTCTCACCGCCGCCGTCGAGCTGCTCGACTCCTATGGCCTAGGCGATGTCACAATGCGCCGCGTTGCCACCTCTCTTTCCGTCGCGCCCGGCGCGCTGTACTGGCATTTCCCCAACAAACAGTCCCTTCTGGCCGCGCTGGCGCACCACATCGTTTCGCCGGTGCTTGCCGATGCCGCGCAGGCACAGGACCCCGTACGTTTAAGCCTCGAGCTCCGCGCCGCCCTACGCGCGCACCGCGACGGCGCGGAAGTCGTCGCCGCCGCGGTCTCACAGCCGGATTCCCCGACGTGGAACGACGCCATCGCGGCCTACACCGCGGCTATCGCCCACGAGCTCCCATCCATTCCGACAGAACTCGCGCAGGTCGGCGCGGCGACGCTTGCCCACTTTGTCCTCGGCGCGGTCTCGGCCGAGCAGTCCCGGGAACAGCTGGTGGCATTGACGGCTGACGCGGCATCGTCAAGCTCCAGCTCGGCTGACTCGCGCGATCCCGCGCGAGCTATCGCCCAGGGCACCGAGATCGTAATGGCGGGATTGCGCCACAACCTCTCTTAG
- the pflA gene encoding pyruvate formate-lyase-activating protein — MGDGTTGVVTLQPEEGEKVRGVASGLGSDNSLDELGRPELMEARRTGDIALVHSWEIVTAVDGPGTRMTMFLSGCPLRCQYCHNPDTMEMKTGTLERVEDVVKRIKRYKPVFRASGGGLTISGGEPLFQMAFTRRVLKAVHDEGIHTAIDTSGFLGARLTDEDLENIDLVLLDVKSGDEETYRTVTGRQLAPTIKFGDRLSAIDKPVWVRFVVVPGLTDSPENVRNVADIVGRWTNNVQRVEVLPFHNMGADKWHDLGMKYNLEDTKPPKAEDVEKIRNVFRAKRLEVH, encoded by the coding sequence ATGGGAGATGGCACTACTGGTGTAGTCACCCTCCAGCCGGAAGAGGGTGAGAAAGTTCGCGGAGTAGCTTCCGGCCTCGGAAGCGACAACTCTCTCGACGAGCTCGGCCGCCCGGAACTCATGGAGGCCCGCCGCACCGGCGACATCGCCCTCGTTCACTCGTGGGAGATTGTTACCGCGGTCGACGGACCCGGCACCCGCATGACGATGTTCCTGTCGGGCTGCCCGCTCCGGTGCCAGTATTGCCACAATCCGGACACCATGGAGATGAAAACCGGCACGCTGGAACGCGTGGAAGACGTGGTCAAGCGCATCAAGCGCTACAAGCCCGTATTCCGCGCCTCCGGCGGCGGTCTCACCATCTCCGGCGGTGAGCCACTGTTCCAAATGGCGTTTACCCGGCGAGTGCTCAAAGCCGTGCACGACGAGGGCATCCACACCGCGATTGATACCTCCGGTTTCCTCGGCGCCCGGCTCACGGACGAGGACTTGGAGAACATCGACCTGGTTCTGCTGGATGTGAAGTCCGGTGACGAAGAGACCTACCGCACCGTGACCGGCCGCCAGCTGGCGCCCACCATTAAGTTTGGTGATCGCCTCTCGGCCATCGACAAGCCGGTCTGGGTCCGCTTCGTGGTGGTTCCGGGGCTGACCGATTCGCCGGAGAATGTCCGCAACGTCGCGGACATCGTGGGTCGCTGGACCAACAACGTGCAACGCGTCGAGGTCCTCCCGTTCCACAACATGGGTGCGGACAAGTGGCACGACCTCGGGATGAAATACAACCTCGAGGACACCAAGCCGCCCAAGGCAGAGGACGTGGAAAAGATCCGTAACGTCTTCCGCGCCAAGAGGCTGGAAGTCCACTAG
- a CDS encoding GTP pyrophosphokinase, giving the protein MPESAMSRLGNRYHEWVRHHPTAAADFVEAIEDLLNDAGVIFDRVAARVKRWPSYKAKAKKKSPETGEPAYPNPWTDIHDLVGVRVTLFHSTAIPQAIDVLGESFEVVRSVDKAAQTRISGGFGYGSHHLILRVTDAIEELAEFRGMTFEVQIRTVLQHAWAEFEHDIRYKHGPKPPSPQVDRLFTLAAGLIELADQQFDEIAALKNPETEAAADSNIEITADTLPGLLAVLLGSRFPLSRSEHYRWLAELLEANGITSMRQLRDLIQVEDIERVHHAMRYRFRPGQVRLVDDLLLNRFGEQHITETGHTGSRKGRIKRLNARLKALRSGDDRESRSKKER; this is encoded by the coding sequence ATGCCGGAAAGCGCAATGTCGCGGCTGGGCAACCGCTACCACGAGTGGGTGCGTCACCACCCCACCGCCGCCGCTGACTTCGTGGAGGCAATCGAGGATCTGCTCAATGACGCCGGCGTCATCTTCGACCGCGTCGCCGCTCGGGTGAAGCGGTGGCCGTCCTACAAGGCGAAGGCGAAGAAGAAGTCGCCGGAGACCGGTGAGCCTGCCTACCCCAACCCGTGGACCGATATCCATGACCTAGTCGGGGTACGGGTCACTTTGTTCCACTCCACCGCTATCCCGCAAGCCATTGACGTGCTCGGTGAGTCCTTCGAGGTTGTCCGATCGGTGGATAAGGCGGCGCAGACGCGCATTTCTGGCGGCTTCGGTTACGGCAGCCACCACTTGATCTTGCGTGTCACGGACGCGATTGAGGAATTGGCCGAGTTCCGCGGCATGACGTTCGAGGTGCAGATCCGCACCGTCCTGCAGCACGCCTGGGCCGAATTCGAGCACGATATCCGCTACAAGCACGGCCCGAAGCCGCCGTCGCCCCAGGTCGATCGGCTATTCACGCTTGCTGCTGGGCTGATCGAGCTCGCGGACCAGCAATTCGATGAGATTGCAGCGCTGAAAAACCCTGAGACCGAGGCCGCCGCGGACAGCAACATCGAGATCACCGCGGATACGTTGCCCGGACTTCTCGCCGTCTTGCTGGGCTCGCGGTTCCCGCTGTCACGTTCTGAGCACTACCGCTGGCTTGCCGAATTGCTGGAGGCCAACGGCATTACCTCGATGCGCCAGCTGCGGGATCTGATCCAGGTAGAAGACATCGAGCGGGTGCATCACGCGATGCGGTACCGTTTCCGCCCCGGCCAGGTGCGGCTTGTCGATGACCTCTTGCTCAACCGCTTCGGCGAACAACACATCACAGAAACCGGGCACACGGGCTCGCGCAAGGGACGCATAAAACGGCTCAATGCGCGCCTGAAAGCGCTGCGCTCCGGAGACGACCGCGAAAGTCGGTCGAAGAAGGAGCGCTAG